From Topomyia yanbarensis strain Yona2022 chromosome 1, ASM3024719v1, whole genome shotgun sequence, one genomic window encodes:
- the LOC131677294 gene encoding uncharacterized protein LOC131677294 isoform X1, translated as MFRQHLEMIGSYEPISKKARFFNTYLKSLKGSQDIVAKEKRGYQSSFESSSYSDSTCAVERIRAPGYHYNPVSKDTYGVTPRKINTRDFAVSR; from the exons ATGTTTAGGCAACATTTGGAAATGATCGGCAGCTACGAGCCAATCAGCAAGAAGGCTCGCTTCTTTAACACCTACCTGAAGTCCCTGAAGG GATCCCAGGACATCGTCGCCAAGGAGAAGCGCGGCTACCAGTCCTCGTTCGAAAGCTCCAGCTACTCCGACTCGACGTGTGCCGTCGAGCGCATCCGTGCTCCCGGCTACCACTACAACCCGGTCAGCAAGGATACCTACGGTGTGACCCCAAGGAAGATCAATACACGCGACTTTGCCGTAAGT CGTTAA
- the LOC131677294 gene encoding uncharacterized protein LOC131677294 isoform X2 produces MFRQHLEMIGSYEPISKKARFFNTYLKSLKGSQDIVAKEKRGYQSSFESSSYSDSTCAVERIRAPGYHYNPVSKDTYGVTPRKINTRDFAR; encoded by the exons ATGTTTAGGCAACATTTGGAAATGATCGGCAGCTACGAGCCAATCAGCAAGAAGGCTCGCTTCTTTAACACCTACCTGAAGTCCCTGAAGG GATCCCAGGACATCGTCGCCAAGGAGAAGCGCGGCTACCAGTCCTCGTTCGAAAGCTCCAGCTACTCCGACTCGACGTGTGCCGTCGAGCGCATCCGTGCTCCCGGCTACCACTACAACCCGGTCAGCAAGGATACCTACGGTGTGACCCCAAGGAAGATCAATACACGCGACTTTGCC CGTTAA